A genomic window from Colletotrichum destructivum chromosome 7, complete sequence includes:
- a CDS encoding Putative major facilitator superfamily, MFS transporter superfamily produces the protein MEKATTTLGPGAEIAKGTQRPAPPEVRGRSPEPNPPRTDLESHPEPVPTTPVPSTGVNAIHADEYPEGGREALVVLFGTWCVLFCTFGLGNSIGVFQTYYVNHALRQYSSSTISWITSFMQWTLNFMPIVWGFAFDKYGARWILVFGTVTYVFGMMMVSLATEYYQFFLAQSIVCPIGASAVTSASMSCLVTWFHRRRATAFGIMMSGSSFGGIILPIMIPRLIDSVGFPWAMRAVGFMFLGLLTVACFTVKSRLTPQKKPVDFGEYLRGIREPTMMSTVFGLFLVFWGLFLPYNFVILQAKAQGMDDNLVIYLLPIMHAVGIIGRVVPGLFADKIGRYNIMIIIATLTGIACLALWIPIQNNAGILVFTAVFGFLSSGLTSIGPTLIAQISDIREIGARTGTAFAFQSFGALTGSPIASAIVDARGGEYLGLQLFCGFSILASAGVFASARHVQAGGFKLKKV, from the exons ATGGAGAAAGCCACGACGACATTGGGCCCGGGCGCTGAGATCGCTAAAGGAACCCAACGCCCGGCCCCACCCGAAGtgaggggaagaagcccagAGCCGAACCCCCCCCGGACGGATCTTGAGAGTCATCCCGAGCCGGTCCCCACCACCCCGGTCCCTAGCACTGGCGTCAACGCAATCCACGCTGACGAGTATCCTGAGGGTGGTAGAGAGGCGCTGGTCGTCTTGTTCGGCACGTGGTGCGTCCTCTTCTGCaccttcggcctcggcaacaGCATCGGCGTCTTTCAGACATACTACGTCAACCACGCGCTCCGCCAGTATTCCTCGTCCACTATTTCGTGGATCACAAGCTTCATGCAATGGACCTTGAACTTTATGCCCATCGTG TGGGGCTTCGCCTTCGATAAGTACGGCGCACGCTGgatcctcgtcttcggcaccGTGACCTACGTCTTTggcatgatgatggtgtcCCTGGCAACCGAGTACTACCAGTTCTTCCTCGCGCAGAGCATCGTCTGTCCCAtcggcgccagcgccgtGACCAGCGCGAGCATGTCGTGTCTCGTGACCTGGTTTCACCGCAGGCGCGCCACCGCCTTCGGCATCATGATGTCCGGCTCCTCGTTTGGCGGCATCATCCTGCCCATCATGATCCCGAGGCTGATCGACTCCGTCGGGTTCCCCTGGGCGATGCGCGCCGTCGGGTTCATGTTCCTGGGGCTTCTCACCGTCGCCTGCTTCACGGTCAAGTCTCGACTCACGCCACAGAAGAAGCCGGTGGACTTTGGGGAATATTTGCGTGGCATCCGGGAACCGACAATGATGTCGACTGTGTTCGGGCTCTTCTTGGTGTTCTGGGGGCTATTCCTTCCCTATAACTTTGTCATCCTGCAGGCCAAAGCACAAGGCATGGATGACAATCTTGTCATCTACCTCCTGCCGATCATGCACGCCGTTGG CATCATCGGGCGTGTCGTACCTGGGCTCTTCGCAGACAAGATCGGCCGGTACAATATTAtgatcatcatcgccacgTTGACAGGAATCGCCTGCCTAGCCTTGTGGATACCGATCCAAAAcaacgccggcatcctcgtcttcacAGCGGTCTTCGGCTTCCTTTCCTCGGGCCTGACGTCCATCGGGCCTACCTTGATCGCCCAGATCTCCGACATCAGGGAGATCGGCGCGCGGACCGGCACCGCGTTCGCGTTCCAGTCGTTCGGCGCGCTCACAGGCAGCCCAATTGCGagcgccatcgtcgacgcgCGTGGGGGAGAATACCTGGGCCTGCAGCTGTTTTGTGGGTTCTCGATcctggcgtcggcgggcgtTTTCGCGTCGGCGAGGCATGTGCAGGCGGGAGGCTTCAAGTTGAAAAAGGTTTGA